A single region of the Polymorphum gilvum SL003B-26A1 genome encodes:
- a CDS encoding NepR family anti-sigma factor yields the protein MARDKKVSRPAGAGSLELPRAVGSTKEDWIGNQLKRIYNEALEEDIPDDMMALLNQLDAEPADEERVQ from the coding sequence ATGGCCCGTGATAAGAAAGTGAGCCGGCCAGCAGGTGCCGGCAGCTTGGAACTGCCGAGGGCTGTCGGAAGCACGAAAGAGGACTGGATCGGGAACCAGTTGAAGCGCATCTACAACGAGGCGCTTGAGGAAGACATCCCGGACGACATGATGGCACTTCTCAACCAGCTCGATGCCGAGCCGGCGGACGAGGAGCGCGTTCAATGA
- a CDS encoding sigma-70 family RNA polymerase sigma factor, with translation MSEQDFKRDLVNAIPSLRAFARSLSGNRDRADDLVQETLAKAIANRERYTPGTNLAAWLVTILRNHYYTEGRKRKREVADSDGAYAATLTSTPQQPGHLELSDFLSALQSIPDDQREALILIGASGFSYEEAAEILGTRVGTVKSRVSRARARLEELMNGGGGFRRDDAAVQQSAALLSEALSG, from the coding sequence ATGAGCGAGCAGGATTTCAAGCGGGACCTGGTCAATGCCATCCCCTCGCTGCGGGCCTTCGCCCGCTCGCTCAGCGGCAACCGAGATCGGGCCGACGATCTGGTTCAGGAAACCCTCGCCAAGGCGATCGCCAATCGCGAGCGCTACACGCCGGGAACCAACCTGGCGGCGTGGCTGGTGACGATCCTGCGCAACCACTACTATACGGAAGGGCGCAAGCGGAAACGGGAGGTGGCCGACAGCGACGGTGCCTATGCGGCCACGCTGACGTCGACGCCGCAGCAGCCCGGCCATCTCGAGCTGTCGGATTTCCTCAGCGCGCTGCAGTCCATCCCTGATGACCAGCGCGAGGCCCTGATCCTGATCGGAGCCAGCGGCTTTTCCTACGAGGAGGCGGCGGAAATCCTCGGAACGCGCGTCGGGACCGTGAAGAGCCGTGTGTCGCGGGCGCGGGCGCGGCTGGAAGAACTGATGAACGGGGGCGGAGGATTCAGGCGCGACGATGCCGCCGTTCAGCAGTCGGCGGCGCTGCTGAGCGAGGCCTTGTCGGGTTAA
- a CDS encoding DUF1328 domain-containing protein: protein MFSWALFFLVVALIAAVLGFGGIAGTAVSIAKLIFVVALALFVISALVHLVRGRA, encoded by the coding sequence ATGTTCAGCTGGGCTCTTTTCTTTCTCGTCGTCGCCCTGATCGCGGCTGTCCTTGGATTCGGCGGCATCGCCGGCACGGCGGTCTCGATCGCGAAACTCATCTTCGTCGTGGCCCTGGCGCTGTTCGTGATCTCGGCACTGGTCCACCTGGTCCGCGGCCGGGCCTGA
- a CDS encoding PLD nuclease N-terminal domain-containing protein produces the protein MEYGLIGLLVLIADVYAIARTLSSGASTGAKILWTLGILIFPVVGVIVWFLAGPRGPGRSMA, from the coding sequence ATGGAATATGGACTCATTGGCCTGCTCGTCCTGATTGCGGACGTCTATGCCATCGCCAGGACCCTCTCCAGCGGCGCTTCGACCGGCGCCAAGATCCTGTGGACCCTGGGCATCCTGATCTTCCCGGTGGTCGGCGTGATCGTCTGGTTCCTGGCCGGTCCACGTGGCCCGGGACGTTCGATGGCCTGA
- a CDS encoding PRC-barrel domain-containing protein, which yields MLRKLLATTAVVTLISVPAFAETQTTAPAQNNTSVYMFDMNGLANAQMRGYLASNLIGKPVHVSSAEDAERVGEINDIVIGETGEVRAAIVGVGGFLGIGEKDVAVDFGRLTMVATDEDEFRVTTDATREELEAAPAYERPDYIPMGETMSSVRRDVTGAMDDAGTGVREEAAEIRQSLAETREDVRNEALNEGLSDRERWLADKTEIQQGAIDSERLIGATVYDVAWNDLGEVGEVVLTVDGQIEAAVIDVGGFLGIGAKPVAVAFESLRFFEDEGGTLYVAAPFTEEQLDQAASYDADTYQSERDSMLLIGMAR from the coding sequence ATGTTGCGCAAGCTGCTTGCCACTACTGCCGTTGTGACGCTGATCTCCGTTCCGGCGTTCGCCGAAACGCAGACGACCGCTCCGGCCCAGAACAACACGTCGGTCTACATGTTCGACATGAACGGCCTGGCCAACGCGCAGATGCGCGGCTACCTGGCCTCCAACCTGATCGGCAAGCCGGTCCATGTCTCGTCCGCCGAAGACGCCGAGCGCGTCGGCGAGATCAACGATATCGTCATCGGCGAGACCGGCGAGGTCCGTGCCGCGATCGTCGGCGTGGGCGGCTTCCTCGGCATCGGCGAGAAGGATGTTGCCGTCGACTTCGGCCGGCTGACGATGGTCGCGACCGACGAGGACGAGTTCCGCGTGACGACCGACGCGACCAGGGAGGAGCTGGAAGCGGCGCCGGCCTACGAGCGTCCGGATTACATTCCCATGGGCGAGACCATGTCCTCCGTGCGCCGTGACGTGACCGGCGCGATGGACGACGCCGGCACCGGGGTGCGCGAGGAGGCGGCCGAAATCCGGCAGTCGCTCGCCGAGACGCGCGAGGACGTGCGCAACGAGGCGCTGAACGAGGGACTGTCGGATCGCGAGCGCTGGCTGGCGGACAAGACCGAGATCCAGCAGGGCGCGATCGATTCCGAACGCCTGATCGGCGCGACGGTCTATGATGTCGCCTGGAACGACCTCGGCGAGGTCGGCGAGGTCGTGCTGACCGTCGACGGCCAGATCGAGGCGGCGGTCATCGATGTCGGCGGCTTCCTCGGCATCGGCGCCAAGCCGGTCGCGGTTGCCTTCGAGAGCCTGCGCTTCTTCGAGGACGAGGGCGGCACGCTCTATGTCGCGGCGCCGTTCACCGAGGAACAGCTCGACCAGGCGGCTTCCTACGACGCTGACACCTACCAGAGCGAGCGCGACTCCATGCTGCTGATCGGCATGGCCCGCTAA
- a CDS encoding DeoR/GlpR family DNA-binding transcription regulator codes for MSQSFRQPEILEIARQKGKVTVDGLAEHFGVTVQTIRRDLAELAESGRLERVHGGAILPSGVANIGYEERRNLNRAAKQAIARLCARAVPDDCSLFLNIGTSTEALARELLQHRNLLVVTNNMNVANILVANPSCEIVVAGGALRRSDGGLTGPLTTAAVERFKFDYAAIGCSAIDVDGDLLDFDIQEVGVSQAILRQTRRTFLVCDHFKFQRSAPVRIGSLADIDTVFTDRPLAASLAARCAGWDTRVELCGP; via the coding sequence GTGTCGCAGAGCTTTCGCCAGCCCGAAATCCTCGAGATCGCCCGCCAGAAGGGCAAGGTGACGGTCGATGGCCTCGCCGAGCACTTCGGCGTCACCGTCCAGACGATCCGCCGCGATCTGGCCGAACTCGCCGAAAGCGGGCGCCTGGAACGGGTCCACGGCGGCGCCATCCTGCCCTCAGGCGTCGCCAACATCGGCTACGAGGAGCGCCGCAACCTCAACCGGGCCGCCAAGCAGGCCATCGCCCGGCTGTGCGCGCGCGCCGTCCCGGACGACTGCTCGCTGTTCCTCAACATCGGCACCAGCACGGAGGCGCTTGCGCGCGAGCTGCTCCAGCACCGCAACCTGCTCGTCGTCACCAACAACATGAATGTCGCCAACATCCTGGTCGCCAACCCGTCCTGCGAGATCGTCGTCGCCGGCGGCGCGCTGCGCCGCTCCGACGGCGGGCTGACCGGACCGCTGACGACGGCGGCCGTCGAACGGTTCAAGTTCGACTACGCCGCCATCGGCTGTTCGGCCATCGACGTGGACGGCGACCTGCTCGATTTCGATATCCAGGAGGTCGGCGTCAGCCAGGCCATCCTGCGCCAGACGCGCCGCACCTTCCTGGTCTGCGACCATTTCAAGTTCCAGCGCAGCGCCCCGGTGCGCATCGGCTCGCTGGCCGACATAGACACCGTCTTCACCGACCGGCCGCTGGCCGCGTCGCTGGCCGCCCGCTGCGCCGGCTGGGATACTCGTGTCGAGCTCTGCGGGCCCTGA
- the glpD gene encoding glycerol-3-phosphate dehydrogenase, translating into MRRVRRWQVTRGSNDDVPVDLFVIGGGINGCGIARDAAGRGLSVALAEQGDLASATSSASTKLFHGGLRYLEYFEFRLVREALIEREVLLAAMPHISWPMRFVLPYHKDMRFEAETPTSRLLGVVMPWMKGRRPAWLIRLGLFLYDHLGGRRILPGTATVDLARDPAGAPLQDRFSHAYEYSDCWVEDSRLVVLNARDAAACGAEILVRTEVVSARVEDGLWTLVLRDADTGETATRRARMAVNAAGPWVEQVLRGTLGIDTGEGVRLVRGSHIVTRRLYDHDKCYFFQGEDGRIIFAIPYETDFTLIGTTDADHTDASVRPECTPEERDYLLRFASAYFRTPVTADDVVWTYSGVRPLYDDGASSATAATRDYVLSVDTAAGAPLLTVFGGKITTYRRLAESALDKIAPFFDAVPGPWTAGVALPGGDFPVDGVAELIAELQAAYPFLDAAWARRLVRAYGTEAADMLGDARSDADLGRPFGASLTEREVRWLMEREFARRAEDVVWRRSKLGLRLSADAIAALDAFMTGSAAGAGADRAAASGL; encoded by the coding sequence ATGCGCCGGGTACGGAGGTGGCAGGTGACACGGGGTTCCAACGACGACGTGCCGGTCGATCTGTTCGTTATCGGCGGCGGCATCAACGGCTGCGGCATCGCGCGCGACGCCGCCGGGCGCGGGCTTTCGGTCGCGCTGGCGGAGCAGGGCGATCTCGCCTCGGCGACCTCGTCGGCCTCGACCAAGCTGTTCCACGGCGGCCTGCGCTATCTGGAATATTTCGAGTTCCGCCTCGTGCGCGAGGCATTGATCGAGCGCGAGGTTCTGCTCGCCGCCATGCCGCACATCAGCTGGCCGATGCGCTTCGTGCTGCCCTATCACAAGGACATGCGGTTCGAGGCCGAGACGCCGACGTCGCGGCTGCTCGGCGTCGTCATGCCCTGGATGAAGGGCCGCCGCCCGGCCTGGCTGATCCGGCTCGGCCTGTTCCTCTACGACCATCTCGGCGGGCGCAGGATCCTGCCGGGTACCGCGACGGTCGACCTTGCCCGCGATCCGGCCGGGGCGCCGCTGCAGGACCGATTCTCGCATGCCTACGAATATTCCGACTGCTGGGTGGAGGATTCGCGCCTCGTCGTGCTCAACGCCCGCGACGCGGCCGCATGCGGGGCGGAGATCCTGGTGCGCACCGAAGTCGTCTCGGCACGCGTCGAGGACGGGCTGTGGACGCTCGTCCTGCGCGACGCCGACACGGGCGAGACGGCGACGCGGCGCGCGCGCATGGCGGTCAATGCCGCCGGCCCCTGGGTGGAACAGGTGCTGCGCGGCACGCTTGGCATCGACACCGGCGAGGGCGTGCGGCTGGTGCGCGGCAGCCACATCGTCACGCGCCGGCTCTACGACCACGACAAGTGCTACTTCTTCCAGGGCGAGGACGGGCGGATCATCTTCGCCATTCCCTACGAGACCGATTTCACGCTGATCGGCACGACGGACGCCGACCACACGGACGCTTCCGTCAGGCCCGAGTGCACGCCCGAGGAGCGCGACTACCTGCTCCGCTTCGCATCGGCCTATTTCCGCACGCCGGTCACCGCCGACGACGTGGTGTGGACCTATTCGGGCGTCCGGCCGCTCTACGACGACGGCGCATCCTCGGCGACGGCCGCGACACGGGACTACGTGCTGAGCGTAGACACGGCGGCCGGCGCGCCGCTGCTCACCGTGTTCGGCGGCAAGATCACCACCTATCGGCGGCTGGCGGAATCCGCGCTCGACAAGATCGCGCCGTTCTTCGACGCAGTCCCGGGTCCCTGGACCGCGGGTGTGGCACTTCCGGGCGGCGACTTCCCGGTCGACGGGGTGGCGGAGCTGATCGCGGAGCTGCAGGCGGCCTATCCGTTCCTGGATGCCGCCTGGGCGCGCCGCCTGGTGCGTGCCTACGGCACGGAGGCTGCCGACATGCTGGGCGACGCCAGAAGCGATGCCGATCTCGGTCGACCGTTCGGGGCATCGCTGACGGAGCGCGAGGTGCGTTGGCTGATGGAGCGCGAGTTCGCGCGCCGCGCAGAGGATGTCGTCTGGCGGCGGTCGAAGCTCGGCCTGCGCCTGTCCGCGGACGCGATCGCCGCGCTGGACGCCTTCATGACCGGCAGTGCGGCGGGAGCCGGGGCAGACCGCGCCGCCGCTTCCGGTCTATAG
- the glpK gene encoding glycerol kinase GlpK, producing the protein MTHILAIDQGTTSSRAILFDETMAIASIAQEEFPQHYPASGWVEHDPADLWSSTAGSCRAAIERVGASGADIAAIGITNQRETTLVWDRATGQPIHRAIVWQDRRTAGLCRDLREAGHEATVSERTGLLLDPYFSGTKLKWILDSVEGARERAKRGELLFGTVDSFLIWKLTGGAVHATDATNAARTLLYDIRKGRWSRTMCELLDIPMAMLPEVRDCAAEFGRTRADLFGREIPILGVAGDQQAATIGQACFSPGMMKSTYGTGCFALLNTGDTPVASKSRLLTTIAYQFDGKPTYALEGSIFIAGAVVQWLRDGLKIIRAADETQALAESADPRQSLILVPAFTGLGAPYWSAESRGAIFGLTRNSGPAEFARAALESVGFQTRDLLEAMLVDWPSGAGGGVLRVDGGMSASDWAMQFLSDILGAPVDRPRVLETTALGAAWLAGMRAGVYPDQETFAGSWAVERRFEPRLAGDVRARKYDAWKAAVRATMSV; encoded by the coding sequence ATGACCCACATCCTCGCCATCGACCAGGGCACCACCTCCAGCCGCGCCATCCTGTTCGACGAGACGATGGCGATCGCATCGATCGCCCAGGAGGAATTCCCCCAGCACTATCCGGCGAGCGGCTGGGTCGAGCACGATCCCGCCGACCTTTGGTCGTCTACGGCCGGCTCGTGCCGCGCGGCGATAGAGCGGGTCGGGGCGAGCGGCGCCGACATCGCGGCGATCGGCATCACCAACCAGCGCGAGACGACGCTGGTGTGGGACCGGGCGACCGGCCAGCCGATCCACCGGGCGATCGTCTGGCAGGACCGGCGCACGGCGGGTCTGTGCCGGGACTTGCGCGAGGCCGGCCACGAGGCGACGGTCAGCGAGCGCACGGGGCTGCTGCTCGATCCTTATTTCTCCGGCACCAAGCTGAAATGGATCCTGGACAGCGTCGAGGGCGCGCGGGAGCGCGCCAAGCGCGGCGAACTCCTGTTCGGCACGGTCGACAGCTTCCTGATCTGGAAGCTGACCGGCGGCGCGGTGCATGCGACCGACGCCACCAACGCGGCGCGCACGCTGCTCTACGACATCCGCAAGGGGCGCTGGAGCCGGACCATGTGCGAGCTGCTCGACATTCCCATGGCGATGCTGCCGGAGGTGCGCGATTGTGCCGCCGAGTTCGGGCGCACGCGCGCCGACCTGTTCGGCCGAGAGATCCCGATCCTCGGCGTCGCCGGCGACCAGCAGGCGGCCACCATCGGCCAGGCCTGCTTCTCGCCCGGGATGATGAAGTCGACCTACGGCACCGGCTGCTTTGCGCTGCTCAACACCGGCGACACGCCGGTGGCCTCGAAGAGCCGGCTGCTGACCACCATCGCCTACCAGTTCGACGGCAAGCCGACCTACGCGCTTGAAGGCTCGATCTTCATCGCCGGAGCCGTGGTGCAATGGCTGCGCGACGGGCTGAAGATCATCCGTGCGGCGGACGAGACCCAGGCGCTGGCGGAAAGCGCCGACCCAAGACAGTCGTTGATCCTGGTGCCGGCCTTTACCGGCCTCGGCGCGCCCTACTGGAGCGCGGAGAGCCGCGGGGCCATCTTCGGGTTGACGCGCAATTCCGGACCGGCGGAATTCGCCCGCGCGGCGCTGGAAAGCGTCGGCTTCCAGACCCGCGACCTGCTGGAGGCCATGCTGGTCGACTGGCCGTCGGGCGCCGGTGGCGGCGTGCTGCGCGTCGACGGCGGCATGAGCGCCAGCGACTGGGCGATGCAGTTCCTGTCCGACATCCTCGGCGCGCCGGTCGACCGGCCGCGAGTGCTGGAGACGACCGCGCTGGGCGCGGCCTGGCTCGCCGGCATGCGCGCCGGCGTCTATCCGGACCAGGAGACCTTCGCCGGCAGCTGGGCGGTCGAGCGACGCTTCGAGCCGCGCCTGGCGGGCGATGTCAGGGCGCGCAAATACGACGCCTGGAAGGCGGCCGTTCGGGCGACGATGAGCGTCTGA
- a CDS encoding SDR family NAD(P)-dependent oxidoreductase, with translation MRRTVDIASASALVVGGTAGIGHAGAQALLEAGLRRLVISGRSPGRGLAARARLAERFPGAEIHYLQCNAVHAEEADALAEATAERLGSIDILLSSGGGDPMPRLLHQIPTAELMPTISSIVAGIIHPARAVLPHMSRQGGGAVICLASDAAKVATPGETAIGAAMAAIVMFCRGMANEAKRNGIRVNCLTPSIVRGTPLYDTLMADPFCNRLFGKAETMASLGIVEPEDLAAMVVFLASPAAARLTGQTISINGGISAV, from the coding sequence ATGAGAAGGACGGTGGACATCGCGTCGGCATCGGCGCTTGTGGTCGGCGGCACGGCGGGCATCGGACATGCCGGTGCGCAGGCGCTGCTCGAGGCGGGGCTGAGGCGGCTGGTGATTTCCGGGCGGTCGCCTGGGCGCGGCCTTGCCGCACGCGCGCGTCTGGCGGAGCGCTTTCCCGGGGCGGAGATCCACTATCTGCAATGCAACGCGGTGCATGCGGAGGAGGCGGATGCGCTGGCCGAGGCGACGGCGGAGCGGCTCGGTTCGATCGACATCCTGCTCAGCAGCGGCGGCGGCGATCCGATGCCGCGGCTGTTGCACCAGATCCCGACGGCCGAGCTGATGCCGACGATTTCTTCGATCGTCGCCGGCATCATCCATCCGGCGCGGGCGGTTCTGCCGCACATGAGCCGGCAGGGCGGCGGCGCGGTGATCTGCCTCGCCTCCGACGCGGCCAAGGTCGCGACGCCGGGCGAGACGGCGATCGGCGCGGCCATGGCGGCCATCGTCATGTTCTGCCGAGGCATGGCCAACGAGGCCAAGCGCAACGGTATCCGCGTCAACTGCCTGACGCCGAGCATCGTGCGCGGCACGCCGCTCTACGACACGCTGATGGCCGATCCGTTCTGCAACAGGCTGTTCGGCAAGGCCGAGACGATGGCCTCGCTCGGCATCGTCGAGCCCGAGGACCTGGCCGCGATGGTGGTGTTCCTGGCGAGCCCTGCGGCGGCCCGCCTGACCGGCCAGACGATCAGCATCAACGGCGGCATTTCCGCGGTCTGA
- a CDS encoding HpcH/HpaI aldolase/citrate lyase family protein produces MRSLLFVPGVSAKMMAKAADCAADVVILDLEDAVQPQAKAEARALVAGHLAARPADRRPDGPRIAVRVNGLDTPWCAADVAAVVPHAPDLLMLPKATGPQDVARLAGLLAPFESDPGRTGILVVATETAEATVSLLTRSWAHPRLRGLLWGGEDLSVDLGATANRDEAGAYTEPFRMARNFCLYGARLAGVPAIDAVYTDFRDTGGLRRETEAARRDGFAAKAAIHPAQIGAINAVFTPAEADLAWARAVVDALAVSSTGVAVVDGQMVDAPHLARARRLLDAAR; encoded by the coding sequence ATGCGCTCGCTGCTGTTCGTGCCGGGCGTCTCGGCAAAGATGATGGCGAAGGCAGCCGACTGCGCCGCCGACGTCGTCATCCTCGACCTGGAGGACGCCGTCCAGCCGCAGGCCAAGGCCGAAGCGCGTGCGCTCGTCGCCGGCCACCTCGCCGCCCGCCCGGCCGATCGGCGACCGGACGGGCCGCGGATCGCCGTGCGCGTCAACGGCCTCGACACGCCGTGGTGCGCCGCGGACGTCGCCGCCGTCGTCCCGCATGCGCCCGATCTGCTGATGCTGCCCAAGGCGACCGGACCGCAGGACGTCGCCCGCCTCGCCGGCCTGCTCGCGCCGTTCGAATCCGACCCGGGCCGCACCGGCATCCTGGTCGTGGCGACCGAGACCGCCGAGGCGACCGTCTCCCTGCTGACCCGCTCCTGGGCGCATCCGCGCCTCAGGGGGCTGCTGTGGGGCGGCGAGGATCTCTCCGTCGACCTTGGCGCAACCGCCAACCGCGACGAGGCCGGCGCCTATACCGAACCGTTCCGCATGGCGCGCAATTTCTGCCTCTATGGCGCACGGCTTGCCGGCGTGCCCGCCATCGACGCCGTCTACACCGACTTTCGTGACACCGGCGGGCTGCGCCGGGAAACAGAGGCCGCCCGCCGCGACGGCTTCGCCGCCAAGGCTGCCATCCATCCGGCCCAGATCGGCGCCATCAACGCCGTCTTCACCCCGGCCGAGGCTGATCTGGCCTGGGCGCGGGCCGTGGTCGACGCCCTGGCGGTCTCCTCGACCGGCGTCGCCGTGGTCGACGGCCAGATGGTCGACGCGCCGCATCTGGCCCGCGCGCGGCGCCTCCTGGACGCCGCGCGGTGA
- a CDS encoding MaoC family dehydratase produces the protein MAGLWFEDFRDGMVFDHEWTRTITETDNRWFSLLTMNTQPVHIDAHAAAKSVWGRPLVNSLLTLGLMVGMSVNDTTFGTTIANLGMTNVAFPHPLFEGDTIRIRTTVLGKRPSRSRPGEGIVTLRHEAFNQDGVLCGTCERAALMRMRPAANDPAAGNAAA, from the coding sequence ATGGCAGGACTTTGGTTCGAGGACTTCCGGGACGGCATGGTGTTCGACCATGAATGGACCCGCACCATCACCGAGACCGACAATCGCTGGTTCTCGCTGCTGACCATGAACACCCAGCCGGTCCACATCGACGCCCACGCGGCGGCGAAGAGCGTCTGGGGCCGGCCGCTGGTCAACAGCCTGCTGACCCTCGGCCTGATGGTCGGCATGTCGGTCAACGACACCACCTTCGGCACCACCATCGCCAATCTCGGCATGACCAACGTGGCCTTCCCGCACCCGCTGTTCGAGGGCGACACGATCAGGATCCGCACCACCGTGCTCGGCAAGCGGCCGAGCAGGTCGCGCCCCGGCGAGGGCATCGTCACCCTGCGCCACGAGGCCTTCAACCAGGACGGCGTGCTGTGCGGCACCTGCGAGCGCGCTGCGCTGATGCGCATGCGCCCCGCCGCCAACGACCCCGCCGCCGGCAACGCCGCCGCCTGA
- a CDS encoding acetyl/propionyl/methylcrotonyl-CoA carboxylase subunit alpha yields the protein MTVLFNAPRPIRSVLVANRGEIACRVMRTCRRLGLRTVAVHSDADADALHVRSADDSHRIGAGPATESYLDMDAVLAAARASGADAIHPGYGFLSENAAFARRCEEAGIVFIGPTPDAVAAMGSKIEAKRIAVEAGVPTVPGYHGDDQDPVRLAAEAERIGYPVLIKASAGGGGRGMRLVERPQDFAAALETARTEARSAFGDDSVLLERYIANPRHLEVQLVGDSHGNLVHLFERDCSVQRNNQKVLEEAPAPNLPGAVRARLHDTALKLGRAIGYRSAGTVEFIMEAGGSEPYFLEMNTRLQVEHPVTEAITGIDLVEWQLLVAAGLPLPLDQDAIRAVGHAIEARVAAERPEASFQPSIGRIAALQAPVGLRFDTGVEGGSQVTPFYDSMLAKLIAHGPDRSAARDRLEQGLSELSVLGLATNQAFLRDCVARPAFAEGRATTRFLVENFPDGWKPQGVDRLRALAAAIWATRLPAAQSPWQERGGFRVTGARRPASVELELSDDHGTASARLTLGPDGFALRIDDRDIVLGPLDLGSGPVEVGGAPVAFRCADDVVHLSHRGLAASVRLRPAIDVDRSATLSAASDGTVVAPLHGLVTDISVSAGERVEKGRPLMKMEAMKLVHTLVAPIDGTVAALRCAVGDTVPADHHLIEIAPLGEE from the coding sequence ATGACGGTCCTGTTCAATGCCCCGCGCCCGATCCGCAGCGTGCTCGTCGCCAACCGTGGCGAGATCGCCTGCCGGGTGATGCGCACCTGCCGCCGCCTCGGCCTGCGCACCGTCGCGGTCCATTCCGACGCCGACGCCGACGCCTTGCATGTGCGCAGCGCCGACGACAGCCACCGCATCGGTGCCGGCCCCGCCACCGAGAGCTATCTCGACATGGACGCCGTGCTCGCCGCCGCGCGGGCGAGCGGCGCCGACGCGATCCATCCCGGCTACGGCTTCCTGTCCGAAAACGCCGCCTTCGCGCGCCGCTGCGAGGAAGCGGGCATCGTCTTCATCGGCCCGACGCCCGACGCCGTCGCGGCCATGGGCTCCAAGATCGAGGCCAAGCGCATCGCGGTCGAGGCTGGCGTGCCGACCGTGCCCGGCTATCACGGCGACGACCAGGACCCGGTCCGGCTGGCCGCCGAGGCGGAGCGCATCGGCTATCCCGTGCTGATCAAGGCCTCGGCCGGCGGCGGCGGCCGCGGCATGCGGCTGGTCGAACGACCGCAGGACTTTGCCGCCGCCCTCGAGACCGCCAGGACCGAGGCCCGCTCGGCCTTCGGCGACGACAGCGTCCTGCTGGAACGCTACATCGCCAACCCGCGGCACCTGGAGGTCCAGCTCGTCGGCGACAGCCACGGCAACCTGGTGCACCTGTTCGAGCGCGACTGTTCGGTCCAGCGTAACAACCAGAAGGTTCTCGAGGAGGCCCCGGCGCCGAACCTTCCCGGCGCGGTGCGCGCGCGGCTGCACGACACCGCCCTGAAGCTTGGCCGCGCGATCGGCTACCGCTCCGCCGGCACGGTCGAGTTCATCATGGAGGCTGGCGGCAGCGAGCCGTATTTCCTCGAGATGAACACCCGCCTGCAGGTCGAGCACCCGGTCACCGAGGCGATCACCGGCATCGACCTGGTCGAATGGCAGCTGCTCGTCGCCGCCGGACTGCCTCTGCCGCTTGACCAGGACGCCATCCGCGCCGTCGGCCACGCCATCGAGGCGCGCGTCGCCGCCGAACGGCCCGAGGCCTCGTTCCAGCCCTCCATCGGTCGCATCGCCGCGCTCCAGGCGCCGGTCGGCCTGCGCTTCGACACCGGCGTCGAGGGCGGCTCGCAGGTGACGCCCTTCTACGACAGCATGCTTGCCAAGCTGATCGCCCACGGGCCGGACCGCAGCGCCGCGCGCGACCGGCTGGAACAGGGCCTGTCGGAGCTGTCCGTGCTGGGTCTGGCCACCAACCAGGCCTTCCTGCGCGACTGCGTCGCCCGGCCCGCCTTTGCCGAGGGCCGCGCCACCACCCGCTTCCTCGTCGAGAACTTTCCGGACGGCTGGAAGCCCCAGGGCGTCGACCGTTTGCGCGCTCTCGCCGCCGCGATCTGGGCAACCCGCCTGCCCGCCGCCCAAAGTCCCTGGCAGGAGCGCGGCGGTTTCCGCGTCACCGGCGCCCGCCGGCCCGCCTCCGTCGAGCTGGAGCTCTCCGACGACCACGGCACCGCCTCCGCGCGCCTGACGCTCGGCCCCGACGGCTTCGCGCTGCGCATCGACGACCGGGACATCGTGCTCGGCCCGCTCGACCTCGGCTCCGGCCCAGTCGAGGTCGGCGGCGCCCCGGTCGCCTTCCGCTGCGCGGACGACGTCGTCCACCTGTCGCACCGCGGCCTTGCCGCCTCCGTGCGCCTGCGCCCGGCCATCGACGTCGACCGCAGCGCGACGCTGTCCGCCGCCAGCGACGGCACCGTCGTCGCCCCGCTCCACGGCCTGGTCACGGACATCTCCGTCTCCGCCGGCGAGCGCGTCGAAAAGGGCCGGCCGCTGATGAAGATGGAGGCAATGAAACTGGTCCACACGCTCGTCGCGCCCATCGACGGCACCGTCGCGGCGCTGCGCTGCGCGGTCGGCGACACCGTGCCGGCCGACCACCACCTGATCGAGATTGCACCACTTGGGGAGGAATGA